The following DNA comes from Flavobacterium sp. N3904.
TTTTACGGAAGGTTTAGAATTTTATAAAGACACTTTATATGAAAGTACAGGACTAAATGAAAAATCACATTTATTAAAAACTGATTACAAAACTGGAAAAATAATTAAAAGTTTTAAATTGGAGGATAAGTATTTTGGTGAAGGAATTACTTTTATCAATAATCAGTTATTTCAATTGACTTGGCAAAACAAGGTTGGTTTTATATACAATCCCGACACTTGGAAAGTAGAAAAAACTTTTACTTATGATAAAGATATTGAAGGATGGGGATTGACAAATGATGGCACTTACATTTACCAAACTGATAAAACAGAAAAAATTTGGAAGATGGATCCAAAAACCCAGAAAATGATTGACTACATCAATGTATACTCGGGAGAATCTAAAATTAAATCAATAAATGAATTGGAATGGATTGATGGAAAAATCTATACCAATGTTTGGCAAAAAGATGCCATAGCTGTAGTAAATCCAAAAACTGGGGCTGTAGAAGGAATTTTGGATATGTCAGGTTTACGAAAATTTTTAAAAGTCACACCAGATGATGTCCTAAACGGAATTGCCTACAATCCAAAAACAAAGACCATTTTTGTAACTGGTAAAAATTGGAATAAAATGTTCGAAATAACCGTTTCTGAATAAGCAAATAAATGACAACATTAATTGTTAATATAAAGGAGCTACTCCAAATTCGAGATAATACCGTTTTAAAAGTTTCTGGAGCAGAAATGGCTGTTTTACCAACCATAAAAAATGCTTTTTTACTTATAAAAGGCGATTTGATTGCCGATTTTGGTTCTATGGATGATTTATCAAAAATTACTGTAGACAAAACGATTGATGCTTCCGGAAAAATAGTTCTTCCGTCTTGGTGTGACAGTCATACACATATCGTATACGCAGGAAATCGCGAACAGGAATTTGTGGATCGAATTAATGGAATGACCTACGAAGAAATCGCCAATCGTGGCGGTGGAATATTAAATTCAGCAAAAAAACTAAACGAAACCTCAGAAGGCGACATTTATAACCAATCGAAAGCACGTCTTGAGGAAGTGATGCGATTGGGAACTGGAGCAGTAGAAATTAAATCAGGTTACGGACTCACAGTTGACGGAGAACTTAAAATGCTTCGTGTTATTCAACAGCTATCACAAAACTACCCAATAACAATAAAAGCCACTTTTCTCGGCGCACACGCCTTCCCTACCCTTTTTAAAGAAAACAAACAAGGTTATATAGATTGTATTATTAACGAAATGCTTCCTGAAATTGCCAAAAACAAATTGGCCGATTTTATTGATGTATTTTGTGAAACTGGTTATTTTTCAGTCGAAGAAACCGAACAGATTATGGCAGCAGGAATTCAATTTGGCTTAAAGCCAAAAATCCATGTCAATCAATTCAATTCAATTGGAGGGATTCTATCGGGCGTAAAATATAATGCGCTTTCGGTAGATCATCTTGAAATCATGACCACTGAAGACATCGAATCCTTAAAAAATACTGAAACAATGCCAGTAGCTTTACCTTCGTGTTCCTATTTTTTGAGTATTCCTTACACACCAGCACGCGAAATGTTAGACGCAGGACTTCCTTTGGCGTTAGCAACCGATTACAACCCAGGTTCTACTCCGTCGGGAAATATGAATTTTGTAGTGGCCACTGCTTGCATCAAAATGAAAATGACTCCCGAAGAAGCTATCAATGCTGCAACGATTAACGGTGCTTATGCTATGGGAATTTCAAACACTCATGGAAGTATTTCTATTGGTAAAAAAGCCAACCTTATCATTACAAAAGAAATTCCTTCCTATTATCAATTGCCTTATGCATTTGGTAGTAATTTAATAGACACTGTCATTTTAAACGGGAAAAATTATTAATAAAAAAAGCGATACTCAATAGAATATCGCTTTTTTATAAAATTAAGTATTTGGCCTATCTCAAAGAAAAATTTGTTGTAGAAACCAATTGATCTTTATCAAATACATTTACAGTATACAATCCTTTTACAAAGTCTTTACCAGCTAAGTCTTGCGAAACCTGAACCGTTTTATTTTCATATTTCACACTTGAAACAAAACTGTAGACCAAGTTTTTATCTCCAAAAGTAATTGTTTTTGCATCACCCAAAACATTATTTTTGCTATCAATAACTTGTACATAATAATCTTTATCGCCAGATTTAGCTATAGAGTTTTCAGCAATCGTAAAGCTTATTTTTAACACATTCGCTCTGCTTGCTTTATCTGTAGCAATTTCTTTTCCTGAACTTCTTAGTTTATAAGCAGCTGTTTGTAAGTTCAAAATTGATAATTTAGATCCTTTTTCAACAGTTTTAGCCAAATCTTCATTTTGACCAACTAATACTTCATTGAATTTTTGAGCTTGGCCCAAGACAACTACTGTACTATCGCGTTGAACTGTCAATGTAGTATTTTGCTTTTTCAAACCTTCATTTTCAGTCATTAATTCTTTCATATGTCCTTGCAATGAACTAACTTGATTTCTGTATTTAGAAACATCCCCACTAGTTTTTTTCAGATCATCCATTAATTTTACAACTTTGTCTCTTTCTTGAATTAATTCTTCCGACATAGAAGTGTTTTCAGCAATGGCAGCATCATATGTTGCTTTAAGGTCTTGTAAATCTTTCATAACAGATTCTTTCTCAGAACCCACTTTAGTGATTTCAGTATGAACCTCTTCAACCTCAGAAGATATTTTAAAAATATAAACTAAACTCCCTACTAATAAAATAGCTAAAACTGCTATTACAGCTTTTAGACTTGAATTGTTTTTTTGATTTTCCATGTTAAAATATAATTGTTTTTACAAATTTAATAATATATATAACGCAACTTAGTACAATTATATTATTTTTGAGAAATATATTTTTATGGAAAAACTTATCACATTCAGTATTAATGACCTGGCCAAAATCACAAATCACCGAAGTGGTGAAATTAAATTTGGCGAAAAAATGCTTACAATCCCAAAGGATACCGATCCTATTCACTTTATAAAATCAAGCGAAGCTAAATATGTTCTATTTGGAATTCCCGAAGATATTGGAGTTAGAGCCAATTATGGAAGACCTGGAGCAGCATCTGCGTGGGAAAGTGCCATAAAAAGTATTGCCAATATCCAACACAATCGTTTTTCAAAGGGAAGCCAGATCATTATATTGGGGCAACTCGATGTAAAACAAGAAATGAAAGAGGTGGAAAATCTTGATTTTAATGATGTAGATGACCGATCCAAATTAAGCCAATTGGTCGAAAAAATTGACAAAGAAGTTTCCCATATCATATGTAAAATCATTCAGTCGGGTAAAATACCAATTGTCATAGGCGGAGGTCACAATAATTCGTATGGAAATATAAAAGGTGCCGCTCTTGCAAAAGGGAAAGCAATAAACGCTATCAACTTTGATGCTCATTCTGATTTTAGAATTCTAGAAGGTCGTCATAGTGGAAATGGTTTTTCTTATGCTTTTGAAGAAGGCTTTTTGAAGAAATATTTTATTTTTGGTTTGCACGAGAATTACACTTCAAAAAGCGTCTTGGATATCATAAAAAAAATTGAAGACCGAGTACGTTACAATACGTATGATAGCGTAAACATTAGAAAAGAAAAAAATTTCAATCAAGAAATGATTACTGCTCTGGAATTCATAAAATATGACCCTTATGGAATAGAAATTGATTTAGACGCTATTCCGAACATCGCCAGCAGCGCCATGACTTTAAGTGGCTTTTCAATTGAAGAACTTCGTCAGTTTGTTTCCTTTTTTGCAAAAAACAAAAACGCTGCCTATTTGCACATTTGTGAAGGAGCCCCTGACCTGGGTGAAGAAAAAAACAATCATTTAATTGGCAAACTCATTGGCTATTTGGTTACAGATTTCATGAAATCGCACAATGCAATCGTACTAGAAAACGTAATTTAAACCCCTCCAAACTTCAAATAAATTAGCATCAAAAATAATAACACTATCTTTGTAGCCATATCTATGTTCATAATACAAGATATTTAATACAAAATATATGTTATTCGAAGATTTATCACTTTCAAAAAGTATACAAAAAGCCGTATTTGAAGAAGGCTACATCAATGCAACACCAATACAAGAAAAAGCTATTCCACTAGTTTTAGCCGAAAGAGATTTAATAGGTTGTGCACAAACAGGAACTGGAAAAACAGCCGCTTTTGCAATTCCTATTATACATCAATTGCACCGTATTGTTGGTTCATCCAAAAAGGCAAAAGTAATTCGTGCCCTTGTGGTGACTCCTACACGAGAATTGGCAGTTCAAATTGGTCAAAGTTTTGATACTTATGGAAAATACACAAATTTGACGCAACTTACTTTATTTGGGGGTGTTTCCCAAAATCCTCAAGTTGATGCTTTAAAAAACGGAGTAGATATTCTTATTGCAACACCAGGACGCCTATTGGACTTACACAAGCAAGGCTTTATTGATTTAGACCATTTGCATACTTTAGTCTTGGATGAAGCCGATCAAATGCTTGATATGGGTTTTGTTAATGATGTAAAAAAAATTGTAAAACTTACACCAAAGAACAGACAAACCCTTTTCTTTTCGGCAACAATGCCAATGGCCATTAGAGAATTGGCAGAAATGTTTCTTACAGACCCTGAAACCGTTACTGTTTCTCCTGTTTCATCTACCGCAGAAAATGTCGAGCAACGTGTTTACTTTGTCGATAAAACCGAAAAAAGAAACTTATTATACCATCTGATAAAAAATGAAAATTTATCAAATGTATTGGTCTTCTCAAGAACAAAACATGGGGCTGACAATGTGGTAAAAGCATTGAGAAAAAATAGCATTGCAGCGGAAGCCATACATGGTGACAAATCCCAAAATGCAAGACAACGTGTACTTGATGCGTTTAAAAACAAAGAAATTGGAGTACTTGTGGCAACAGATATTGCTGCAAGAGGTATTGATATTGATCAATTGCCATTTGTAATCAATTTTGATTTACCTAATATTCCAGAAACCTACGTACATCGCATCGGTAGAACCGGTCGCGCTGGTAATGGCGGTATTGCAATTTCTTTTTGTAGCAAAGACGAACACGACTATTGGAAAGATATTCAAAAGCTAATAAAAGTAGATGTTCAAACCATAAATGACCATCCTTACCCATGGCATTCCGGAAGTCCTGCAACTGCATCTTCAGCCCAGAAAAATTCAAATAGAAGTGGTGGAGCGCACAAATCCAGAAAATCGGACGCATCGAAACAAAACAAAAAGCGTTGGTATTAAGTAATTTTAATACCTTTAAATATATTGTAAAAGAACACTTCTTAACTTTAGGTTAAATAGTTTTTTTTGTTAACATGATAATTATCAGTTAATTAAACACTTATTTTAAGTAAATTTAATATCAAAATTTTTAACTTTAAAAAATCAAATTATGGAAACATTAGTTAAAAGAGACGGCATGTTCCCGTCTGTTGTAAGTAAGTTGGTAAACCCACTATTTGAAGATTTTTTTACAAGAGATATTTCAGATTGGGCAGACAGAAGTATTTCAGCAATAGGGGTTAATTTACCATCTGTAAACTTAAAAGAAACTGACACAAAACTTGAAATTGAACTAGCTGCTCCTGGTTTAAAAAAAGAAGACTTCAAAATTGAAGTTGACAATAATGTACTAGTGATTTCTACAGAAAAAGAAGAAAAAAAAGAATCCAGTAAAAAAGATGATTACGTTCGAAAAGAATTCAATTATCAATCCTTTTACAGATCTTTCAATCTTCCCGATTATGCGGATGAAAACAAGATAGAAGCCACATATAAAGATGGTATTCTTGATGTTTGTATTAATAAAAAACCTGGTGATAGAAAAAAAACTTTAAAATCAATTTCTATTAAATAAAAAAAAGAAACTTAAAAAATTAAAAATAAATCCTTATTTCAATTGCTGCATTAAATTGCCAGAATTGAAATAAGGGTTTACTATTTATCATTATATCAAAAAAATTGTTAAACCAGACTTTTTATTTTTAATATTTGACAATTAATAATTTTAAATAATTGGACTGGTTCAAAAGGTTTTACAATAATATCATTCATTCCGGCTGTCAATGCTTCATCCGTTATTTCGTTTTTATCAAAGGCAGTTAATGCAATAATTGGCGTTTCTATACCTTTTTGTCTAATCCTTTTTGAAGTTTCAAAACCATTAATTAATGGCATATTAATATCCATCAAAATTATATCGAAAGACTCTTTTTCAAGTATATCCAAAGCTGCAAAACCATCATCT
Coding sequences within:
- a CDS encoding glutaminyl-peptide cyclotransferase; amino-acid sequence: MKNYNFLFIILLGITLANCGNTKKGENSIFTFDNANYKAQYIADDAISLGILNPNNKEIDSIIYYVNDIKVGYKKGNEKLNFPLKNQKLGYQYVKALVYFGGENSEATARIELVSNVQPKLLKYKIVNTFPHDTTSFTEGLEFYKDTLYESTGLNEKSHLLKTDYKTGKIIKSFKLEDKYFGEGITFINNQLFQLTWQNKVGFIYNPDTWKVEKTFTYDKDIEGWGLTNDGTYIYQTDKTEKIWKMDPKTQKMIDYINVYSGESKIKSINELEWIDGKIYTNVWQKDAIAVVNPKTGAVEGILDMSGLRKFLKVTPDDVLNGIAYNPKTKTIFVTGKNWNKMFEITVSE
- the hutI gene encoding imidazolonepropionase — encoded protein: MTTLIVNIKELLQIRDNTVLKVSGAEMAVLPTIKNAFLLIKGDLIADFGSMDDLSKITVDKTIDASGKIVLPSWCDSHTHIVYAGNREQEFVDRINGMTYEEIANRGGGILNSAKKLNETSEGDIYNQSKARLEEVMRLGTGAVEIKSGYGLTVDGELKMLRVIQQLSQNYPITIKATFLGAHAFPTLFKENKQGYIDCIINEMLPEIAKNKLADFIDVFCETGYFSVEETEQIMAAGIQFGLKPKIHVNQFNSIGGILSGVKYNALSVDHLEIMTTEDIESLKNTETMPVALPSCSYFLSIPYTPAREMLDAGLPLALATDYNPGSTPSGNMNFVVATACIKMKMTPEEAINAATINGAYAMGISNTHGSISIGKKANLIITKEIPSYYQLPYAFGSNLIDTVILNGKNY
- a CDS encoding formimidoylglutamase encodes the protein MEKLITFSINDLAKITNHRSGEIKFGEKMLTIPKDTDPIHFIKSSEAKYVLFGIPEDIGVRANYGRPGAASAWESAIKSIANIQHNRFSKGSQIIILGQLDVKQEMKEVENLDFNDVDDRSKLSQLVEKIDKEVSHIICKIIQSGKIPIVIGGGHNNSYGNIKGAALAKGKAINAINFDAHSDFRILEGRHSGNGFSYAFEEGFLKKYFIFGLHENYTSKSVLDIIKKIEDRVRYNTYDSVNIRKEKNFNQEMITALEFIKYDPYGIEIDLDAIPNIASSAMTLSGFSIEELRQFVSFFAKNKNAAYLHICEGAPDLGEEKNNHLIGKLIGYLVTDFMKSHNAIVLENVI
- a CDS encoding DEAD/DEAH box helicase; protein product: MLFEDLSLSKSIQKAVFEEGYINATPIQEKAIPLVLAERDLIGCAQTGTGKTAAFAIPIIHQLHRIVGSSKKAKVIRALVVTPTRELAVQIGQSFDTYGKYTNLTQLTLFGGVSQNPQVDALKNGVDILIATPGRLLDLHKQGFIDLDHLHTLVLDEADQMLDMGFVNDVKKIVKLTPKNRQTLFFSATMPMAIRELAEMFLTDPETVTVSPVSSTAENVEQRVYFVDKTEKRNLLYHLIKNENLSNVLVFSRTKHGADNVVKALRKNSIAAEAIHGDKSQNARQRVLDAFKNKEIGVLVATDIAARGIDIDQLPFVINFDLPNIPETYVHRIGRTGRAGNGGIAISFCSKDEHDYWKDIQKLIKVDVQTINDHPYPWHSGSPATASSAQKNSNRSGGAHKSRKSDASKQNKKRWY
- a CDS encoding Hsp20/alpha crystallin family protein; translation: METLVKRDGMFPSVVSKLVNPLFEDFFTRDISDWADRSISAIGVNLPSVNLKETDTKLEIELAAPGLKKEDFKIEVDNNVLVISTEKEEKKESSKKDDYVRKEFNYQSFYRSFNLPDYADENKIEATYKDGILDVCINKKPGDRKKTLKSISIK